One genomic window of Nitrososphaera sp. includes the following:
- the cca gene encoding CCA tRNA nucleotidyltransferase: protein MADIDRVIQSAARLCEPTPAESAKIARVADRALTLVKQTVSGLAEVEDVEPGGSYAKGTWLHGGADVDIFVKFNRSVPVEKFEKTGKEIGLSALRDHEPVLRYSDHPYVEAAISGVRVNVVPCYNVGKGGWQSAADRSVFHTRYVNERFDDKMRSEVRLLKRFLKTVGIYGAEISTSGFSGYVCEVLVLRYHAFKEVLEMAAEMQDLHVVAIEDFDTDIVKGFPGPLIVIDPVDPRRNLGTAISPESVAKFVLAARSFLAKPSAHFFSGKDPPGASRDPAGLYSSVLVVEFSHKKRPPDIVWGQLKRGANAVAKQLEIAGFSVVRYDCTTDENSSAAFVFLLESLELPQKVKRKGPEVFRKSDSERFIDSALRTSKKKRPYLLWADRDMRLAVLSDRKATDARKFVNSLLATPESAGVPRELFDSERKFRIYSGSERSRLSPVVQNAIGRLTTIERLLFGD, encoded by the coding sequence TTGGCTGATATCGACCGCGTAATCCAGTCCGCCGCAAGGCTGTGCGAACCGACGCCGGCAGAGTCGGCCAAAATTGCCCGCGTCGCCGACAGGGCACTGACGCTTGTGAAACAGACAGTCAGCGGCCTGGCTGAAGTCGAGGATGTGGAGCCCGGAGGCTCATATGCAAAGGGAACCTGGCTTCACGGGGGTGCTGATGTCGATATCTTTGTGAAATTCAATCGGTCGGTACCTGTTGAAAAGTTTGAGAAGACCGGCAAGGAAATAGGCCTTTCCGCCCTGCGGGACCATGAGCCTGTACTCCGCTACTCCGACCACCCCTACGTAGAGGCGGCAATCAGCGGTGTCAGGGTAAACGTCGTGCCCTGCTATAACGTGGGAAAGGGAGGCTGGCAGAGCGCGGCTGACCGGTCCGTCTTTCACACAAGATACGTTAACGAGCGTTTTGACGACAAAATGCGCTCAGAGGTGAGGCTCCTGAAGCGCTTCCTCAAGACCGTCGGCATTTACGGTGCAGAAATCTCTACGTCCGGCTTTAGCGGTTATGTATGCGAGGTGCTCGTCTTGCGGTACCACGCCTTTAAGGAAGTGCTTGAAATGGCCGCGGAAATGCAGGACCTGCACGTCGTCGCGATAGAGGATTTTGACACCGACATCGTAAAGGGATTCCCCGGACCGCTTATCGTAATCGACCCTGTTGACCCGCGGAGAAACCTCGGAACCGCCATTTCCCCAGAGAGTGTCGCCAAGTTTGTCCTTGCGGCCAGGTCGTTTCTTGCCAAGCCATCGGCACATTTTTTTTCTGGAAAAGACCCGCCAGGGGCGAGCAGGGATCCGGCCGGACTGTACAGCTCTGTACTCGTGGTCGAGTTTTCTCACAAGAAGCGCCCACCAGACATTGTCTGGGGACAATTGAAAAGAGGTGCAAACGCGGTTGCAAAGCAGCTAGAAATTGCAGGCTTTTCAGTCGTCAGATACGACTGCACAACCGACGAGAATAGCTCCGCCGCTTTTGTGTTCCTTCTTGAATCGCTCGAGCTCCCGCAGAAGGTCAAAAGGAAGGGGCCGGAGGTATTTCGAAAGTCTGATTCAGAGCGCTTTATCGACAGCGCACTTCGGACGAGCAAGAAAAAGCGTCCGTACCTTTTATGGGCAGACAGGGACATGCGGCTTGCCGTCCTCTCTGACAGAAAGGCGACTGACGCCCGGAAATTCGTAAATTCTCTGCTTGCGACTCCCGAGAGTGCAGGAGTCCCGCGGGAACTGTTTGACTCTGAGCGCAAGTTCCGAATTTATAGTGGTAGCGAGCGATCACGCCTATCGCCAGTTGTCCAAAATGCAATCGGAAGGCTCACAACTATCGAGAGACTCCTTTTCGGAGATTGA
- a CDS encoding serine/threonine protein kinase, producing the protein MSKMQSEGSQLSRDSFSEIDISSPLCKPILAYPGHDASDISGRISELKSLGVRSLVSGGRTSIGRFRVCGKGCVGLVVMAVVQSGPESAVCALKVRRTDADRINMHDEARLHGIANAACVGPQLRGCTDNFLLMDFVKGSTIMEWSQGTVKPDSARRIAKSILVQCRKLDKAGIDHGELSRLDRHVIIPTQSAGTDHVEPVIIDFESSSTVRRPANVSAAAQALFVGGRQFIRKKMSPHASKRLDDARTQEAIAAIRAYKKDLTDENFERVLDVLLGGTQDACAPS; encoded by the coding sequence TTGTCCAAAATGCAATCGGAAGGCTCACAACTATCGAGAGACTCCTTTTCGGAGATTGACATTTCGTCTCCCCTGTGCAAGCCTATACTGGCGTACCCAGGACATGATGCCTCTGACATTTCAGGCAGAATCTCAGAGCTGAAATCCCTGGGCGTCAGGTCGCTGGTTTCCGGCGGCAGGACTTCGATAGGGAGATTCAGGGTCTGTGGCAAGGGATGCGTCGGCCTCGTTGTCATGGCGGTAGTGCAGTCTGGACCTGAAAGCGCCGTCTGCGCGCTCAAGGTGCGTCGCACCGACGCCGACAGGATTAACATGCATGACGAGGCGCGCCTGCACGGCATCGCAAACGCTGCATGTGTGGGCCCGCAGCTCCGCGGCTGCACTGATAATTTTTTGCTCATGGATTTTGTGAAGGGTTCCACGATAATGGAATGGTCACAGGGCACGGTCAAGCCCGATAGTGCACGCCGGATAGCAAAGTCAATTTTGGTGCAGTGCCGCAAGCTGGACAAGGCGGGCATCGACCATGGCGAGCTATCCCGGCTCGACCGGCACGTGATAATCCCCACGCAAAGTGCCGGCACCGACCATGTAGAGCCCGTAATAATCGACTTTGAGAGCTCCAGTACTGTCCGAAGGCCCGCGAACGTCAGCGCTGCGGCCCAGGCGCTCTTCGTCGGCGGCAGGCAATTTATCAGGAAGAAAATGTCGCCCCATGCAAGCAAAAGGCTTGATGACGCAAGGACTCAAGAGGCGATTGCCGCCATCAGAGCCTACAAGAAGGACCTGACTGACGAGAACTTTGAAAGGGTGCTTGACGTCCTGCTTGGTGGGACGCAGGACGCATGCGCTCCCAGCTAG
- the speY gene encoding deoxyhypusine synthase — protein MDDKKEEVARLLDATPDEKNPSEPAAFKGRRVFKTAVDSKHSFTGKKIDPPSIIPDMTVSQLIGFYGSTGYNARRLAEAAYTLKEMIDTNSTVCLTLAGAMTPIGLGKTISAMIEAGFVDWIVSTGANIYHDLHFAYDLPVRQGHFDVDDDTLYAKQIVRIYDVYIKELGTLQAQDLIVQQEIKRYESQLPANISTADIAYYLGKAAKENSRYPDKSFVVKAYECNVPIYSPAISDSSIGLNMLPLLFEGTGVLPNVILDVAESAAILWKSERSGGLELGGGVPKNFFQQTGPALYQILKLKEGGQDYIIQLTDARPDTGGLSGATLQEGKSWGKIKTSHKDNVIVYGDSSVYFPLLCSYALSECRPRRQKELYKRKSEWMSEMREIYLKNKKKAR, from the coding sequence TTGGACGATAAGAAAGAGGAGGTAGCGCGTCTTCTTGATGCTACGCCGGATGAAAAGAACCCGTCTGAACCTGCAGCCTTTAAAGGGAGGCGCGTTTTTAAAACGGCGGTGGACAGCAAGCACTCGTTTACGGGGAAAAAGATCGACCCGCCCTCCATTATCCCTGACATGACGGTGTCGCAGCTAATCGGGTTCTATGGTTCCACCGGATATAACGCGAGGCGTCTGGCAGAAGCTGCCTACACTCTAAAAGAAATGATCGACACAAATTCCACTGTGTGTCTTACCCTTGCCGGAGCAATGACTCCAATCGGCCTTGGCAAGACAATATCTGCAATGATAGAGGCCGGCTTTGTCGACTGGATAGTGTCGACGGGCGCTAACATTTACCACGATCTCCACTTTGCATATGACCTGCCCGTAAGGCAGGGGCACTTTGACGTTGACGACGACACGCTTTATGCCAAGCAGATTGTCAGGATTTACGACGTCTACATCAAGGAGCTAGGCACCCTTCAGGCGCAGGACCTGATAGTGCAGCAGGAGATCAAGAGGTACGAAAGCCAGCTTCCTGCAAACATATCCACGGCGGACATCGCCTACTACCTCGGCAAGGCTGCAAAGGAAAACTCCAGGTACCCTGACAAGTCCTTCGTGGTCAAGGCGTACGAGTGCAATGTTCCAATCTACAGCCCAGCGATTAGCGACTCGTCGATAGGCCTCAACATGCTTCCACTGCTTTTTGAAGGAACAGGGGTGCTCCCAAATGTGATACTCGACGTAGCCGAGTCTGCCGCAATTCTCTGGAAGAGCGAGCGCTCGGGCGGACTGGAACTTGGGGGCGGGGTTCCCAAGAACTTTTTCCAGCAGACCGGTCCCGCGCTTTACCAAATCCTAAAACTCAAGGAAGGCGGGCAGGACTATATCATACAGCTGACTGACGCACGGCCGGACACCGGCGGGCTGTCGGGGGCCACCCTTCAGGAAGGCAAAAGCTGGGGCAAGATCAAGACCTCACACAAGGATAACGTCATAGTCTACGGCGACTCGTCGGTGTACTTTCCACTCCTGTGTTCATATGCCCTGAGCGAGTGCAGGCCTAGAAGGCAAAAAGAGCTTTACAAAAGGAAGTCGGAGTGGATGAGCGAGATGCGCGAAATCTATCTGAAGAACAAAAAGAAAGCGAGATGA
- the thpR gene encoding RNA 2',3'-cyclic phosphodiesterase, translated as MRAFIAVDAVAATELASLQRQLLTESGWTAADVKAVEPANFHFTLIFLGEITEADVANISKALSEIRFESFPVSYTGVGAFPRPETARVIWVGVDPQAERRLDALAAEVAAKMRGLGFQQDKPFSAHLTLFRARDRPLKARDVLAKFHSLSLEGPNQIVHSLHLKRSELRPAGPVYSNVYTVGSSAAM; from the coding sequence GTGCGCGCCTTTATCGCCGTGGACGCGGTGGCGGCCACCGAGCTTGCCTCACTTCAGCGCCAGCTGCTGACGGAATCCGGCTGGACGGCAGCAGATGTCAAGGCAGTGGAGCCGGCGAACTTTCATTTTACCCTGATTTTTCTTGGCGAAATAACCGAAGCCGATGTGGCAAACATCTCAAAGGCACTCTCGGAAATCCGCTTTGAATCCTTTCCTGTTTCATACACTGGAGTCGGAGCGTTTCCGAGGCCCGAAACAGCAAGGGTAATCTGGGTTGGTGTCGATCCGCAGGCAGAGAGACGCCTGGATGCGCTGGCCGCCGAGGTGGCGGCAAAGATGCGCGGACTTGGATTCCAGCAGGACAAGCCCTTTTCTGCCCATCTCACCCTTTTTAGGGCAAGGGACCGCCCGCTGAAAGCCAGGGATGTCCTGGCGAAATTCCACTCTCTGTCTCTGGAGGGTCCAAACCAGATTGTCCACAGCCTGCATTTGAAAAGGAGCGAATTGAGGCCTGCCGGCCCGGTCTATTCTAACGTTTATACCGTAGGTTCGTCAGCTGCGATGTGA